One window from the genome of Microbulbifer sp. ALW1 encodes:
- a CDS encoding MBL fold metallo-hydrolase RNA specificity domain-containing protein, whose product MAETTVISSSEDTAQAVGSAASAKSAVPAGFGRIVHHGAVDGVTGSCHQLYLDAQSSILIDCGLFQGAETSPGGSKHDHLEIEFPIDSVKALVVTHVHIDHCGRIPYLIAAGFRGPIYCSEPSAELLPLVLEDALKVGVTRDKALIEQFLGYIKAQLRPLAYNQWQPVVEGESGGLNIRLQRAGHILGSAYVECDLVSSAQGNEQTRRIIFSGDLGAPNTPLLYGPTPSEGCDELVIESTYGDRLHENREQRAETLRKTVERALEDGGSVLIPAFSIGRTQELLYELEQIIHEQAKKDGEGNKKNPWIDLPVIIDSPLASRFTEAYRRLEKYWDQEARDVIHQGRHPLSFEQLLTVDDHATHQKMVNRLAQTKQPAIVIAASGMCAGGRIVNYLKAMLEEKRHNIVFVGYQAKGTPGRDIQKYGKQHGYVELDGERVTINAGIETIGGYSAHADQSDLLEFIRLMQRKPQTVRIVHGDDKAKQALQDKIIREGLAEKAKVPRATDKL is encoded by the coding sequence ATGGCAGAAACCACAGTCATCAGTAGCAGTGAAGACACCGCACAGGCGGTGGGCTCGGCTGCGAGTGCAAAAAGTGCGGTTCCCGCCGGGTTTGGCCGTATCGTCCATCATGGTGCGGTCGATGGTGTTACCGGCTCCTGCCACCAGCTGTATCTGGATGCGCAAAGCTCCATCCTGATCGATTGCGGACTTTTCCAGGGAGCCGAAACCTCGCCCGGTGGCAGCAAGCACGACCACCTGGAAATTGAATTCCCCATCGACAGTGTAAAAGCCCTGGTCGTCACCCACGTACATATAGACCACTGTGGCCGTATACCTTACCTGATCGCTGCCGGCTTCCGCGGTCCCATCTACTGCAGCGAACCCAGTGCCGAACTCCTTCCCCTGGTACTTGAAGATGCTTTAAAAGTCGGCGTTACCCGCGATAAAGCCCTGATCGAACAATTCCTCGGCTACATCAAGGCGCAGCTGCGTCCACTGGCCTACAACCAGTGGCAGCCAGTGGTCGAAGGAGAGTCCGGCGGGCTGAATATTCGCCTGCAAAGGGCCGGTCACATACTGGGTTCCGCCTATGTGGAATGCGACCTCGTATCCAGCGCACAAGGCAATGAACAGACCCGCCGGATCATCTTCTCTGGCGACCTGGGAGCCCCCAATACCCCATTGCTCTATGGCCCAACCCCAAGTGAGGGCTGTGACGAGCTGGTAATAGAAAGCACCTACGGCGATCGCCTCCACGAAAACCGCGAACAGCGGGCAGAAACCCTGCGCAAAACGGTTGAGCGTGCACTGGAAGACGGCGGTAGCGTCCTCATCCCCGCCTTCAGCATCGGTCGCACCCAGGAACTGCTGTACGAGCTGGAGCAGATTATCCATGAGCAGGCGAAAAAGGACGGAGAGGGCAATAAAAAGAACCCCTGGATCGACCTCCCGGTGATCATCGACTCGCCGCTGGCCAGTCGCTTCACCGAAGCCTACCGCCGCCTGGAAAAATACTGGGACCAGGAGGCGAGGGACGTAATCCATCAAGGCCGCCACCCCCTGAGCTTTGAGCAACTGCTCACTGTAGACGACCACGCGACCCATCAGAAAATGGTCAACCGCCTGGCGCAGACCAAGCAGCCGGCCATCGTGATTGCGGCCAGCGGCATGTGTGCCGGAGGCCGTATCGTCAATTATCTGAAGGCGATGCTTGAGGAAAAGCGCCACAACATCGTCTTTGTGGGTTATCAGGCGAAAGGTACACCGGGGCGGGATATCCAGAAGTACGGTAAGCAGCACGGATATGTAGAGTTGGATGGCGAGCGAGTGACGATCAATGCAGGGATCGAAACGATAGGCGGTTACTCAGCCCATGCGGATCAAAGTGACCTGCTGGAGTTCATTCGGCTAATGCAGCGCAAGCCGCAAACAGTCCGCATCGTTCACGGGGATGATAAGGCCAAACAAGCCCTACAGGACAAGATCATTCGGGAAGGCTTGGCAGAAAAAGCGAAGGTTCCACGGGCTACTGACAAACTGTAA
- a CDS encoding WecB/TagA/CpsF family glycosyltransferase: MSQIRDSRYRHSSEAAIRPEFKILGKGVSRYFREGINFSFLNFASIGIVAKIPQVDRDQFYFGCDGGLLRQFCSIRNIQVQRASFDFTSLAHEVFSYCENNHKTIYLVGAQPEEMTSFTNKLKKRYRDLQICGFHHGYFPTKQKGSLLADIVNARADILVVGLGAGRQEQFLLDARSAGFKGFGITCGAFITQTANARGTHYYPQLINALKLRWLYRMVREPHTIRRYLVNYPVNICRFLLGKYRFTSD, encoded by the coding sequence ATGAGTCAAATACGCGATTCGCGGTATCGCCATAGTTCAGAGGCGGCCATTCGCCCTGAATTCAAGATACTTGGAAAAGGTGTTTCTCGCTATTTTCGAGAGGGCATTAACTTCTCTTTCTTGAATTTTGCGTCCATTGGTATTGTTGCGAAGATTCCGCAAGTAGACAGGGATCAGTTCTACTTCGGTTGTGACGGGGGGCTACTGCGTCAGTTCTGCAGTATCCGGAATATCCAGGTACAGAGGGCAAGCTTCGACTTTACGTCGCTCGCCCATGAAGTGTTCAGTTACTGCGAAAACAACCACAAGACGATTTACCTCGTTGGTGCCCAGCCAGAAGAAATGACCTCCTTCACTAACAAACTGAAAAAGCGATATCGCGATTTGCAAATCTGTGGTTTCCACCACGGTTATTTCCCCACGAAGCAAAAAGGATCGCTACTGGCTGATATCGTTAATGCCAGGGCCGATATACTTGTAGTTGGTCTGGGTGCTGGTAGGCAAGAGCAATTCCTGCTGGACGCCAGATCTGCGGGGTTTAAGGGCTTTGGTATCACCTGCGGTGCTTTTATTACCCAGACCGCCAACGCCAGAGGTACCCACTACTATCCCCAGCTCATTAATGCACTAAAACTGCGCTGGCTCTACCGGATGGTAAGGGAGCCTCACACCATCCGCCGCTACCTTGTGAACTATCCGGTCAATATTTGTCGCTTCTTGCTGGGGAAATACCGGTTCACTAGCGACTAA
- a CDS encoding O-antigen ligase translates to MIRRDNILPLFLLLFPLIWGMGVSFVAVQVLAALILLAGRVKVHLAPPMLVPIYFGIFLYTGSLVVNFPLVPVERIVASAYNLSFWICGLLIALQACRSTSNLAVNRLSYISRRYLLVLVLLTVFLYFSGIGLLSIKTPAAYIFGGAGVPELISDSIVLNIISQDWFFGGAKPRYAFLSPYANAYGACVFLLFALATYRVNVFSRAYFFTSLMAIALVLSSNSRLLLVMFILLVFGSVYLVLDRRGRILLLLVALASCPIFLLLWFDGVLLEYWLGFVNSREGSNSLRFESYARAIAQTWELNPLLGIGVKPRDELGIPLGSHSTLLGTFVKSGVLGLIVFGVFVAKLQARAMRRMWRVERDTSGARLQLALAIFCLFFLFEDIDAPQLACFLFFCLLGLSIRQSLLCENGDNNKSESNESNTRFAVSP, encoded by the coding sequence ATGATTCGTCGGGATAACATACTGCCGTTATTCCTTCTGTTATTCCCATTGATCTGGGGCATGGGTGTCAGTTTCGTTGCTGTGCAGGTACTGGCCGCCCTGATACTACTTGCCGGCAGGGTCAAAGTGCACCTGGCGCCTCCGATGTTGGTGCCGATTTATTTTGGTATTTTCCTGTATACCGGATCACTAGTTGTTAACTTTCCATTGGTTCCCGTGGAGAGGATCGTAGCCTCGGCGTATAACCTTTCTTTCTGGATTTGCGGGCTACTGATCGCGCTGCAGGCCTGTCGTTCAACGTCGAATTTGGCTGTTAACCGCTTATCTTATATTAGCCGCCGCTATCTTTTGGTACTCGTTTTACTGACGGTATTTCTGTACTTCTCAGGTATCGGATTGCTATCCATAAAAACGCCGGCAGCGTATATCTTTGGCGGGGCCGGTGTTCCAGAACTAATCTCCGATTCGATTGTGCTCAACATAATTTCGCAGGATTGGTTTTTCGGTGGAGCCAAGCCCAGGTACGCATTTCTCTCTCCCTATGCCAATGCCTACGGTGCCTGCGTGTTCCTGCTTTTTGCCTTGGCCACCTATCGAGTCAACGTCTTTAGCCGGGCCTACTTCTTCACATCGTTAATGGCGATAGCCCTGGTTCTCTCCTCAAACTCACGGCTACTGCTTGTAATGTTCATTCTCCTTGTATTTGGCTCTGTGTATTTAGTATTGGATCGCCGTGGCAGGATTCTGCTGCTTCTGGTTGCACTAGCCAGCTGCCCTATATTTTTGCTGCTGTGGTTTGATGGGGTACTACTGGAATACTGGCTTGGCTTCGTGAATTCAAGAGAGGGATCAAATTCACTGCGGTTTGAATCTTATGCGAGGGCCATAGCGCAAACCTGGGAGCTTAACCCTTTGTTGGGGATCGGCGTGAAGCCGCGAGACGAATTGGGTATCCCCTTGGGCTCTCATTCAACCCTGCTCGGAACCTTCGTCAAATCGGGCGTTCTCGGCCTGATCGTTTTTGGTGTATTCGTGGCGAAGTTGCAAGCGCGTGCAATGCGCCGGATGTGGCGAGTTGAGCGTGATACCAGTGGTGCGCGACTACAACTGGCTCTGGCCATTTTCTGCCTGTTTTTCCTGTTTGAAGATATCGACGCTCCTCAGCTTGCCTGCTTTCTGTTCTTTTGCTTGCTGGGTCTTTCGATTCGCCAAAGCCTGCTCTGCGAAAACGGAGATAACAATAAAAGTGAAAGCAATGAGTCAAATACGCGATTCGCGGTATCGCCATAG
- a CDS encoding glycosyltransferase family A protein: MSSPYFSIVIPCYNRTTELERALESCISQSFHDFELIVIDDGSDADVAGVLQRFDDGRIHYHRKTNGGANSARNLGSRLARGKYIAYLDSDDCFYPDKLRTVHAAIAAGGADIVFSRIQVCGNGITYERPIREYSPNTSLTEYLVCNAESVRTSSIVVCSELARSTGWNESVCYGDDTDFLIRASQGKAQTLMLPEVLACYVDTDAENRLSVNVSRNELVRLEQSLAPYLDDDLLAALRVYHYAMLGLTQAPLATFGDIGRVALQGKMPAQKLAYYTLRMLLPQSWFLAIKSSVLRRTA, translated from the coding sequence GTGTCGTCGCCATACTTCAGTATCGTCATTCCTTGCTACAACCGCACCACTGAATTAGAGCGCGCGCTAGAATCCTGTATTTCCCAAAGCTTTCACGATTTTGAACTGATCGTGATCGATGACGGTTCGGATGCGGATGTTGCGGGAGTACTCCAGCGATTTGACGATGGGCGGATCCACTATCACCGTAAAACGAATGGCGGTGCAAACTCTGCCCGCAACTTGGGTAGTCGGCTAGCCCGCGGCAAATACATCGCGTATTTGGACTCGGACGACTGCTTTTATCCCGACAAGCTACGGACGGTTCATGCGGCAATTGCCGCAGGTGGAGCCGATATTGTCTTTTCCCGGATTCAGGTTTGCGGAAATGGCATTACCTATGAACGCCCAATTCGCGAGTATTCACCGAATACCTCCCTCACCGAATACCTGGTTTGTAACGCGGAAAGCGTTCGGACTTCATCTATCGTCGTGTGCAGCGAGCTCGCACGAAGTACCGGCTGGAATGAAAGTGTCTGCTACGGTGATGACACCGATTTTTTGATTCGGGCATCGCAGGGAAAGGCACAAACCCTGATGTTACCCGAGGTGCTGGCGTGCTATGTCGATACAGATGCCGAGAACAGGCTTTCCGTGAATGTCAGCCGCAACGAGTTGGTACGCCTTGAGCAGAGCTTGGCCCCCTATTTGGATGACGACCTTTTGGCCGCACTCCGGGTATACCACTACGCCATGCTCGGCCTTACTCAGGCACCACTGGCAACCTTTGGTGATATTGGCCGAGTTGCCCTTCAGGGAAAAATGCCAGCGCAGAAACTCGCGTACTACACCTTGAGGATGCTGTTACCGCAAAGTTGGTTTCTCGCGATCAAGTCCAGTGTGTTGAGGCGCACGGCATGA
- a CDS encoding putative capsular polysaccharide synthesis family protein: protein MRIFKRLTSTYKKLANEESILVYQMGKVGSTSLERSIPGAVQLHSLYGRPPCHLHEKKLRESLIGNLWLKFRDAFTRFAINRRKKIRIITLIRNPLDRNVSMFFQDLLFWGRDYVDQHRPDTREEGEIFLVEAFHKAFDHFYFDTWFDEEIKRFTGIDVFEYANSESGHIRIQQGRFDILLLKTEQLNTPQAREAMADFCKSEVKLSGENKGENKWYAEAYTRVKGIIASDREYRAQIQSTRTYRHFYLE from the coding sequence ATGCGTATATTCAAAAGACTAACAAGCACTTACAAAAAGCTCGCAAACGAAGAAAGTATTCTCGTTTATCAAATGGGAAAAGTAGGTTCTACCTCACTGGAGCGTTCAATTCCCGGTGCCGTGCAGTTGCATAGTCTGTATGGTCGCCCACCGTGTCACTTGCACGAAAAGAAATTGCGAGAAAGCCTGATTGGAAACCTGTGGCTAAAATTTCGGGATGCATTCACTCGCTTCGCAATAAATCGCCGCAAGAAAATTCGCATAATTACCCTGATACGAAACCCGCTCGACAGAAATGTATCCATGTTCTTTCAGGATCTGCTGTTCTGGGGGCGGGATTATGTCGATCAACATCGACCGGATACCCGGGAAGAGGGCGAGATATTCCTCGTAGAGGCCTTCCACAAAGCGTTCGATCACTTTTACTTTGATACCTGGTTTGATGAGGAAATCAAACGGTTCACGGGTATCGATGTATTCGAATATGCCAATTCAGAAAGCGGACACATTCGAATTCAACAGGGAAGGTTTGACATCCTGCTTCTGAAGACAGAGCAGCTGAATACGCCCCAGGCTCGAGAGGCAATGGCTGACTTCTGTAAGTCCGAAGTCAAACTCTCAGGGGAGAACAAGGGCGAAAATAAATGGTACGCAGAAGCCTACACGCGAGTGAAAGGCATCATAGCCAGTGACCGCGAGTACCGGGCTCAGATTCAGTCGACGCGAACCTACCGTCACTTTTACCTGGAGTAG